From a region of the Entelurus aequoreus isolate RoL-2023_Sb linkage group LG27, RoL_Eaeq_v1.1, whole genome shotgun sequence genome:
- the LOC133644228 gene encoding espin-like protein, translating to MKSVASLKDSPLSAVFTGHASKMVVLPSEQANLADIDHLVPTHDQKGRPIAEWKRQVMVRQLQARLLDEEDQRRKENGKRLAKVKWRYSQAHNAILGPSGELLTEHDLVYLEQQIASVALRRHCEDYELELARLADQLRHILPAPVVNISVNTQCRNFGSQVALPVWCGRISGIVRSMSLLMSNLSDPPYCKMPDTDLVAVFSQAPRRPDSTRGRRERIEDEIQQFGVSVRTLKSNFETQDSAEDEDEDACRAAAPPDASESDSPPRVSDATPGTDQKSGVEKVSGVVETTSLRKERIVVLFLGHWKKSAYSVTLKRKTSGGAEASLDGRGPEDGAQSKMMNSSLAHFFKQRSAVNKMLGNWRNMISRGPSSQLPRQQFFSPEQFLPRVDGVPMEYDHLTLDLFMLGYFHILELELPVDERKMRHLLCFEVFDHVGSFPWELVRDFHKAVMRDIQAGERQWKDGFQDLKAKFFGGAASEAPAEAETRRLPEIRPLPKVIVQTPTPDEGSLHTGSDISCFSNEEICQYIDRSFAFWKEKEAEIFDFE from the exons ATGAAGTCCGTGGCGTCGCTCAAAGACTCGCCGCTGTCGGCCGTCTTCACGGGACACGCC AGCAAGATGGTGGTCCTGCCCAGCGAGCAGGCCAACCTGGCCGACATCGACCACCTGGTGCCCACCCACGATCAGAAGGGGCGGCCCATCGCCGAGTGGAAGAGGCAGGTGATGGTGAGACAGCTGCAGGCCCGGCTGCTGGACGAGGAGGACCAGAGGAGGAAG GAGAACGGCAAGCGGTTGGCCAAAGTCAAGTGGCGTTACTCGCAGGCCCACAACGCCATCCTGGGTCCGTCCGGCGAGCTTCTGACGGAGCACGACCTGGTCTACCTGGAGCAGCAGATCGCCAGCGTGGCCCTGCGGCGCCACTGCGAGGACTACGAGCTGGAGTTGGCCCGGCTGGCCGACCAGCTGCGCCACATCCTGCCGGCGCCCGTGGTCAACATCAGCGTCAACACCCAGTGCCGCAACTTCGGCAGCCAGGTGGCGCTGCCCGTGTGGTGCGGCCGCATCTCGGGCATCGTGAGGAGCATGTCGCTGCTCATGAGCAACCTGAGCGACCCGCCCTACTGCAAGATGCCCGACACCGACCTCGTGGCCGTCTTCTCGCAGGCGCCCCGCAGACCGGACTCCACCAGGGGGCGCCGGGAGAGGATCGAAGACGAGATCCAGCAGTTCGGCGTCTCTGTGAGGACGCTCAAGTCCAACTTTGAGACGCAGGACTCGGCCGAGGACGAGGACGAGGACGCCTGCCGCGCCGCGGCTCCGCCGGACGCCAGCGAGTCGGACTCACCGCCTCGAGTCTCCGACGCGACTCCCGGGACGGACCAGAAGAGCGGCGTGGAGAAGGTTTCAGGGGTTGTGGAGACCACCAGCCTGCGCAAGGAGCGCATCGTGGTGCTCTTCTTGGGCCACTGGAAGAAGTCCGCCTACTCCGTGACGCTCAAGAGGAAGACCAGCGGCGGCGCGGAGGCGAGTCTCGACGGACGTGGTCCTGAGGACGGTGCTCAGTCCAAGATGATGAACAGTTCTCTGGCACACTTCTTCAAGCAGAGGAGTGCCGTCAACAAGATGCTGGGGAACTGGAGGAACATGATCTCCAGGGGGCCTTCCAGCCAGCTCCCACG gcagcagtTCTTCTCCCCGGAGCAGTTCCTTCCCCGCGTGGACGGCGTGCCCATGGAGTACGACCACCTGACCCTGGACCTCTTCATGCTGGGCTACTTCCACATCCTGGAGCTGGAGCTGCCGGTGGACGAGCGCAAGATGAGACACCTGCTGTGCTTCGAGGTGTTCGACCACGTGGGCAGCTTCCCCTGGGAGCTGGTGAGGGACTTCCACAAGGCCGTCATGCGGGACATCCAGGCCGGGGAGCGCCAGTGGAAGGACGGCTTCCAGGACCTGAAGGCCAAGTTCTTCGGCGGCGCGGCCAGCGAGGCCCCGGCGGAAGCGGAGACGAGGCGCCTTCCAGAGATTAGACCGCTCCCGAAAGTCATCGTGCAGACGCCCACGCCGGATGAGGGTTCGCTCCACACGGGCAGCGACATCTCCTGCTTCAGCAACGAGGAGATCTGCCAGTACATCGACAGGAGCTTCGCCTTCTGGAAGGAGAAGGAGGCGGAGATTTTTGATTTTGAATAG